One region of Gloeocapsa sp. PCC 73106 genomic DNA includes:
- a CDS encoding EAL domain-containing protein — translation MSNLPFRHILVIEDEKSRRIVSLEETIYSIGRDATNAIVIYDRQVSRFHATILREEDTLNQQTSYKVIDGDLRGNISTNGVVVNGKPSLSHTLKHGDVVRFGEKAKALYYILSDPSVISLFKNNEEVNEQLESETNTEQQKSITHQENYKTTLTSEKDLEEMSQKELIRLASFPELSPNPIVEINWFGEITYLNPAASLKFKDISQLRSQHPILAGLTSNCQSKHGSLFVREVKIGGEIFEQYVHYLSENKLIRSYVFDFTKRKQVEAALRESEQLYRAVVRQSFEGIFLVDGKTQKILEVNQSYCNLVGYSLEETLGMCLEDLVIFDPEVSQENLKAFLLEQQDRVIDSLHRSKDNSLLKVGLSATVIVYKGREIFCFAVHRGNQEAHPTQPGKDSLTGLSNRSFLEEHLLLSISNAKNYQRELGLILLDIKRFQQINQLYGENVGDNCLEEIASRLKICEEFGAIAAHCLEDNFAILLPTLNDFNDAAKLCQTVINHLREPIIVHLDGNQPMVKNPPEIKLDLNMGIAIYPIDGSDAQILWRNAEIALQRSKETGSNGYQFHSASMTSRATRQLRLEELLKEALAEQGLFLAYQPIVNIQSGSITGMEALLRWHNLELQRVAPGNLIAIAEAIDLIVPLGEWVIKAACIQNHLWQQNGISSLPISVNLSSRQFKAPNLASTIARILQSTKLEPHWLELEITEQVIMENSDTIFKVLRDLLQMGVRISIDGFGSSYCSLSFLKKFPFHTLKIHQSFIQELEDNPKDTSIIASIVNLGRSFNIRVIAKGVERIQQLKLLRKLECYEMQGYLFSEPLNSEDATNVLRRGNVNYLIP, via the coding sequence ATGAGTAATTTACCCTTTCGCCATATTTTAGTAATTGAAGATGAGAAATCTCGACGCATTGTTTCTCTAGAAGAGACAATATACTCCATTGGTCGTGATGCTACCAACGCTATTGTTATTTACGATCGCCAAGTATCTCGATTTCATGCCACAATCTTAAGAGAAGAAGATACGCTTAATCAGCAGACAAGCTATAAGGTTATCGATGGGGATTTAAGAGGTAATATTAGCACTAACGGAGTAGTTGTTAACGGAAAACCGAGTCTTTCTCATACTCTCAAACATGGCGATGTGGTTCGCTTTGGGGAAAAGGCAAAAGCCCTGTACTATATTCTTTCAGACCCCTCGGTAATTAGCTTATTTAAAAATAATGAGGAAGTAAATGAACAATTAGAATCAGAGACCAATACCGAACAACAAAAGTCTATAACCCATCAAGAAAATTATAAAACTACCCTAACATCAGAAAAAGATTTAGAAGAAATGAGCCAAAAAGAATTGATTAGATTGGCTTCTTTTCCAGAATTGAGTCCAAATCCTATAGTTGAAATAAACTGGTTTGGAGAAATAACCTATCTGAATCCTGCAGCAAGTCTAAAATTTAAAGATATTAGTCAGTTGCGATCGCAACATCCTATCCTAGCTGGTTTGACGAGCAACTGTCAAAGTAAACACGGCAGCTTATTCGTCAGAGAAGTAAAAATAGGTGGGGAAATTTTTGAACAATACGTTCACTATCTTTCGGAAAATAAGTTAATTAGAAGTTATGTTTTTGATTTTACTAAACGTAAACAAGTAGAAGCGGCTTTAAGAGAAAGTGAACAACTTTATAGAGCGGTAGTACGGCAAAGCTTTGAAGGTATTTTTTTGGTAGATGGGAAAACTCAAAAAATATTAGAAGTTAATCAAAGCTATTGCAATTTAGTGGGTTATTCTCTCGAAGAAACCCTAGGAATGTGTTTGGAAGACCTAGTGATCTTTGATCCAGAAGTAAGTCAAGAAAACTTGAAAGCGTTTTTACTGGAACAACAAGATCGGGTGATTGACTCACTACACCGCAGCAAAGATAACTCTCTATTGAAAGTTGGACTCAGTGCAACTGTGATAGTTTATAAGGGGAGAGAAATTTTTTGCTTTGCTGTACATCGGGGTAATCAGGAAGCTCATCCGACACAACCAGGAAAAGATAGCTTGACGGGTTTATCTAATCGTAGTTTCTTAGAAGAACATTTATTATTAAGCATTAGCAATGCTAAAAATTATCAGCGTGAATTGGGTTTAATCTTACTGGATATCAAGCGTTTTCAGCAAATAAACCAACTATACGGTGAAAACGTGGGAGATAATTGTCTTGAAGAAATAGCATCAAGGTTAAAAATATGCGAAGAATTCGGTGCGATCGCCGCCCATTGTCTTGAAGATAACTTCGCTATTTTGTTACCAACCCTCAATGACTTTAATGATGCGGCCAAACTATGTCAGACTGTAATTAATCATCTCAGAGAACCGATCATAGTTCATCTTGATGGTAATCAACCTATGGTCAAAAACCCACCAGAAATCAAACTAGATCTGAATATGGGTATCGCGATTTATCCCATCGATGGATCAGACGCCCAAATTCTCTGGCGCAACGCCGAAATCGCCCTGCAACGCAGTAAAGAAACCGGTAGCAACGGTTATCAATTTCACAGCGCCAGTATGACATCTAGGGCAACTCGTCAGTTAAGATTAGAGGAGTTGCTAAAAGAAGCTTTAGCCGAACAGGGTCTATTTTTAGCTTATCAGCCGATAGTTAATATTCAATCGGGTTCGATTACTGGGATGGAAGCTTTATTACGCTGGCACAATCTAGAACTACAGAGAGTTGCGCCCGGTAATTTAATTGCGATCGCCGAAGCAATCGATCTAATTGTACCCTTGGGAGAGTGGGTAATCAAAGCCGCTTGTATCCAAAATCATCTCTGGCAACAAAATGGTATCTCCAGTCTTCCTATCAGTGTTAATCTTTCCTCGCGACAATTTAAAGCCCCTAATTTAGCTAGTACTATCGCCCGCATCCTCCAAAGTACTAAATTAGAACCCCATTGGTTAGAATTAGAAATAACCGAACAAGTAATTATGGAAAACTCTGACACTATTTTCAAAGTTCTCCGCGATTTATTACAGATGGGTGTACGGATTTCTATAGATGGTTTTGGAAGTAGTTATTGTTCCCTGAGTTTTCTGAAAAAATTTCCCTTTCACACACTGAAAATACACCAGTCATTTATACAAGAACTAGAAGATAATCCCAAAGACACCAGTATTATCGCTTCTATCGTTAATTTAGGTCGTAGCTTCAACATCAGAGTAATCGCTAAGGGCGTAGAGAGGATACAACAATTAAAGCTGTTACGTAAGCTAGAATGCTACGAAATGCAGGGTTATCTCTTCAGTGAACCCCTCAACTCAGAAGATGCTACTAACGTACTCAGACGAGGTAACGTTAATTATCTTATTCCTTAG